The following proteins come from a genomic window of Flavobacteriales bacterium:
- a CDS encoding TonB-dependent receptor codes for MKHFLILIFLTIVFSSNAQTIEGFLMSDNGEAIEGANISIVDKNKGTISDSKGFYSLKISANQTQEAIFSFVGYKSKKIKLPMLKNGQTYKLNVSLNVIGVSIDNVEIEDQKTRTNTFEKVDVKNAVNLPSTSGGVEGLIKTLPGVSSSSELSSQYSVRGGNFDENLVYVNGIEIYRPFLIRSGQQEGLSFVNSDLVSSIKFSAGGYSAQYGDKMSSVLDIQYKKPSSFGGSATLSLLGANLHLEGANKTKKLSYLLGVRNKSNQYLLNSLETQGEYKPTFTDLQSYIDYKFSNKFSMSTLLNYSRNKYQHIPTNKTTRFGTISVPLELRIYFEGQEVDSYETFFGAQEFSYSPKSNLNLKMTLSAFQTFESETFDILGQYWLSEVDNDLGSETFGESTFNIGVGSHLNHARNYLKATVYNAEHKGVYFKNDFEFRWGIKSQREIIKDEINEWTLIDSSDFSLPHPADSIGVGIQNSSPFYLDDALRTSISLNSNRHTAYMQFSQQLGKFDLTSGIRTSYWDLN; via the coding sequence TATTGTTGATAAGAATAAAGGAACAATTTCCGATTCAAAAGGCTTTTATTCTCTTAAAATTTCTGCAAATCAAACTCAAGAAGCTATTTTTTCATTTGTTGGGTATAAGTCTAAGAAGATTAAATTACCTATGCTTAAAAATGGACAAACCTATAAGCTAAACGTCTCTCTAAATGTAATAGGTGTCTCCATAGATAATGTAGAAATTGAAGATCAAAAGACTAGAACAAACACTTTTGAAAAGGTAGATGTAAAAAATGCTGTTAATCTTCCCTCCACTAGTGGTGGTGTAGAGGGTTTAATTAAAACACTCCCAGGTGTTAGTTCTTCATCTGAACTTAGCTCTCAATATTCGGTTAGAGGTGGTAATTTCGATGAAAATCTTGTCTATGTAAATGGCATTGAAATATACAGACCCTTTCTTATTCGTTCCGGACAACAAGAAGGCTTATCCTTTGTCAATTCTGATTTGGTATCCTCAATAAAATTTTCTGCTGGAGGTTACAGTGCTCAGTATGGAGATAAAATGTCTTCTGTACTAGATATTCAATACAAAAAACCAAGTTCTTTTGGTGGCTCAGCAACCTTAAGTTTATTGGGTGCTAATCTCCATTTAGAAGGTGCTAATAAAACTAAAAAATTATCCTATTTATTAGGTGTCAGAAATAAATCCAATCAATACCTTTTAAATAGTCTAGAAACACAAGGCGAGTATAAACCGACTTTTACAGATCTACAGTCATACATTGATTATAAATTTAGCAACAAATTTTCTATGAGTACTCTTCTCAACTACTCAAGAAATAAATATCAGCACATTCCAACAAACAAGACTACTCGATTTGGTACTATAAGTGTGCCTTTAGAACTGAGGATTTATTTTGAAGGTCAAGAAGTGGATAGCTATGAAACGTTTTTTGGCGCTCAAGAGTTTAGCTATTCGCCTAAAAGTAATTTAAACCTTAAAATGACGCTTTCAGCTTTTCAGACATTTGAAAGTGAAACCTTTGATATTTTGGGGCAATATTGGCTCTCCGAAGTGGATAACGATTTGGGTTCAGAAACCTTTGGTGAATCCACCTTCAATATTGGTGTTGGCTCTCATTTAAACCATGCTAGAAATTATCTTAAAGCTACCGTTTACAATGCAGAGCATAAGGGTGTATATTTTAAAAATGATTTTGAGTTTAGATGGGGTATCAAATCACAAAGGGAAATCATAAAAGATGAAATTAATGAATGGACACTTATAGATTCATCTGATTTTTCTCTTCCTCATCCTGCCGATTCAATAGGTGTTGGCATTCAAAACTCCTCTCCTTTTTATTTAGACGATGCACTTAGAACATCTATAAGTTTAAATTCTAACCGACATACAGCTTATATGCAGTTCAGTCAACAGTTAGGCAAGTTTGATTTAACATCAGGTATTCGAACATCCTATTGGGATTTAAACGA